One Nomascus leucogenys isolate Asia chromosome 22a, Asia_NLE_v1, whole genome shotgun sequence DNA segment encodes these proteins:
- the LOC100598768 gene encoding bcl-2-like protein 2 isoform X2 — translation MATPASAPDTRALVADFVGYKLRQKGYVCGAGPGEGPAADPLHQAMRAAGDEFETRFRRTFSDLAAQLHVTPGSAQQRFTQVSDELFQGGPNWGRLVAFFVFGAALCAESVNKEMEPLVGQVQEWMVAYLETRLADWIHSSGGWAEFTALYGDGALEEARRLREGNWASVRTVLTGAVALGALVTVGAFFASK, via the exons ATGGCGACCCCAGCCTCGGCCCCAGACACACGGGCTCTGGTGGCAGACTTTGTAGGTTataagctgaggcagaagggttaTGTCTGTGGAGCTGGCCCCGGGGAGGGCCCAGCAGCTGACCCGCTGCACCAAGCCATGCGGGCAGCTGGAGATGAGTTCGAGACCCGCTTCCGGCGCACCTTCTCTGATCTGGCGGCTCAGCTGCATGTGACCCCAGGCTCAGCCCAACAACGCTTCACCCAGGTCTCCGATGAACTTTTTCAAGGGGGCCCCAACTGGGGCCGCCTTGTAGCCTTCTTTGTCTTTGGGGCTGCACTGTGTGCTGAGAGTGTCAACAAGGAGATGGAACCACTGGTGGGACAAGTGCAGGAGTGGATGGTGGCCTACTTGGAGACGCGGCTGGCTGACTGGATCCACAGCAGTGGGGGCTGG GCGGAGTTCACAGCTCTATACGGGGACGGGGCCCTGGAGGAGGCGCGGCGTCTGCGGGAGGGGAACTGGGCATCAGTGAGGACAGTGCTGACGGGGGCCGTGGCACTGGGGGCCCTGGTAACTGTAGGGGCCTTTTTTGCTAGCAAGTGA